In Daucus carota subsp. sativus chromosome 4, DH1 v3.0, whole genome shotgun sequence, one DNA window encodes the following:
- the LOC108219140 gene encoding ras-related protein RABA4d yields MDGLIKNFSSTNGSQRAAVYPGRSATSAYYYGAVGAMVVYDMTKRQSIDHITGWLDKLRAHADKNIVIMLIGNKSDLGILRAVPTEDAQELAEKEKL; encoded by the exons ATGGATG GCCTGATCAAGAATTTCAGCAGTACAAATGGAAGCCAAAGGGCTGCAGTTTACCCAG GTAGATCAGCAACAAGTGCATATTACTACGGAGCAGTGGGAGCAATGGTAGTATATGACATGACAAAGCGGCAGTCAATTGATCACATAACTGGATGGCTCGACAAACTCAGGGCGCATGCTGACAAGAATATTGTAATTATGCTCATAGGCAACAAGTCTGACTTGGGAATTCTTAGAGCAGTACCAACTGAAGATGCCCAGGAGCTCGCAGAGAAGGAAAAACTATGA
- the LOC108216399 gene encoding transcription factor-like protein DPB, whose translation MVSGMNNNSKSNGEKNPSRGGATRSWGTTGSAQSVSTSGSVGSPSSRMEAAPAAVATTPGSENTFLRLNHLDIHAAGDEAGSQLDVGNKKKKRGQRAVGGDKSGRGLRQFSMKVCEKVESKGRTTYNEVADELVAEFSDPGNNLSSPDQQQYDEKNIRRRVYDALNVLMAMDIISKDKKEIQWRGLPRTSLNDIEELKSERLGLKSKVDKKTAYLKELEDQYVGLQNLIQRNEQLYSSGNAPSGGVALPFILVQTRPHATVEVEISEDMQLVHFDFNSTPFELHDDNYVLKAMKFCERPQGDNVEHDGPGDRGESSSMPNMYQPEISHPSMLSLPMSRTPTSPPLPGIIKARVKHEH comes from the exons ATGGTTAGTGGTATGAATAACAATAGTAAAAGTAATGGTGAGAAGAACCCATCAAGGGGAGGAGCTACTAGGTCGTGGGGGACCACTGGCTCTGCCCAATCGGTGTCGACTAGTGGCAGTGTGGGGTCCCCTTCTAGCCGGATGGAGGCGGCGCCGGCGGCGGTTGCAACCACCCCAGGAAGTGAAAATACTTTTTTGAGGCTGAATCATCTTGATATTCATGCTGCTGGGGATGAGGCTGGATCTCAATTAGATGTTGG taataagaagaaaaagagagGACAGCGTGCTGTTGGCGGGGATAAGAGTGGCAGAGGACTTCGCCAGTTTAGCATGAAAG TGTGCGAGAAAGTGGAGAGCAAGGGCAGAACCACTTATAATGAG GTTGCCGATGAACTTGTAGCTGAATTTTCTGACCCTGGCAATAATCTGTCATCTCCAGATCAG CAACAATATGATGAAAAAAACATTCGTCGAAGGGTATATGATGCTCTAAATGTTCTCATGGCTATGGATATTATTTCCAAAGACAAAAAGGAAATACAGTGGAGGGGTCTGCCACGGACTAGCTTGAATGATATTGAAGAATTAAAG AGTGAACGTCTTGGATTGAAGAGCAAAGTTGACAAGAAAACAGCATATTTGAAAGAACTAGAGGACCAA TATGTAGGTCTACAAAACCTTATACAACGGAATGAGCAATTATACAGCTCAGGAAATGCTCCTAGTGGAGGAGTGGCTTTACCTTTCATACTGGTGCAG ACCCGGCCTCATGCCACTGTAGAGGTGGAAATATCAGAAGATATGCAGCTGGTGCACTTTGACTTCAATAG CACCCCTTTTGAGCTCCATGATGACAATTACGTTCTCAAGGCTATGAAATTTTGTGAAAGACCACAAGGCGATAATGTGGAACACGATGGCCCTGGAGATAGAGGTGAAAGCTCGAGCATGCCCAATATGTACCAGCCTGAAATCAGTCACCCGTCTATGTTAAGTTTACCGATGAGTAGAACTCCCACCTCGCCTCCACTTCCTGGAATAATCAAGGCACGTGTTAAGCATGAACATTAG
- the LOC108216304 gene encoding uncharacterized protein LOC108216304, whose product MGGKCPHRKVKKRRYSHKQFRREKFELKGDDAVYDELKKSDPDAAKPLPLDEDLPGMGQYYCLHCDRYFANVTVRDEHFKTKKHRKRLKIMAGPAPHTQLDADLAAGMGMPDNGPKLMSM is encoded by the exons ATGGGAGGGAAGTGTCCACATAGAAAGGTAAAGAAGCGCAGATACTCACACAAGCAATTCCGTCGCGAAAAATTCGAACTTAAAGGCGACGACGCCGTTTATGACGAGCTTAAAAAGTCCGACCCGGATGCAGCCAAGCCGTTGCCTCTTGACGAGGACCTTCCTGGAATGGGTCAATACTACTGCCTTCACTGCGA CCGATATTTTGCTAATGTGACGGTACGAGATGAACATTTCAAGACCAAGAAGCATAGGAAGCG CTTGAAGATAATGGCTGGACCTGCACCACACACTCAGCTAGATGCTGACCTAGCTGCTGGCATGGGAATGCCAGATAATGGGCCGAAGCTTATGTCAATGTGA